DNA sequence from the Brienomyrus brachyistius isolate T26 chromosome 18, BBRACH_0.4, whole genome shotgun sequence genome:
catcgcaggGCCCACCCAGAGTCATTTGCTAATGGGCATTTAGAATTGGAGACTCgtgcctttggactgtgggaacaAAACTGTGTCCCTGGAGAAAACCCATGTGACATGGAGAGAAAATGCcatgtacgcacacacacacacacacacacacacacacacacacacacacaaacagatggTGGCAAACCTGTACCCCGTAGTTTGTGTTTCAGGTTCTACGTTCGACTTTCAGAAATAAATTTAACTTAATTATGCCAAACCAGCTCACTAAGCCTGATTTCCTTCTTttaatgcagccatgtgtttttcagAGCTTCTAAATCCGACCAATCACAGGACACGCTGTGCTCTGTGATTGGTCATTCACTCCCGCTAAGCCATGTGACCCCTGGCACTAAGGTCCTCCTTAAACAAGCAAAGGGGACATTTGAATTAGGCTTCAAATGACAGACACCAGATGTTCCACTAAGTAAGACAAGGAAATGCGTGAGAAAAAGCCACCCAGAAGCTGTGGGTACTGGGCTCTGGTTTGAGTGGCAAATGCTGGATGAGGGTTTGCCGCTATCGTCAACCCTTGTGAGAGCTGCGTTTCTGGAGAACTAACATATTCCAGTTGCATTGCTAATTgctagcttttttttttccgcatgtgtgtgtgcatgaaagATGTATCAATGTCATGTGGAAAGTTGGGACTTTTTCTGTAGAGTGATACAGAATAGCAATGATAAAAATCCATTAGATTATCTTTTTTATCTTCTTCGCTACAATTCTCTTAGCTCCTGTGCTCTTCAACTATGGAGATTCCGTTGCTATGTTGCTCCCTGTAGGTCTGATTCAGACCAGAGAATTAAAGCCTAGAGCGAGGATAACACAGACGGCTGATGCTTATTCCTTCTCCGATCCCAAACATGGTGTCAGTAACCGCATGCTGCTCCTACCTAAAGCAAGAGGTAAAAAACACTTAGACGGTGGAACAGGGCAGTGATTCAGAGGCAGATACACTGGAGAAATAAAATGCTCGGTAGAGGAAACAGAAAGCACTTAAACACACCATACCGTACTCTAATCAGGCCCAGCTCCATGCTTCAGCTAGTGTCCCTGTAAAGATAAGATGACACTTTGTCAGATGTCACCAAAACGTTAATTTCACTACAGACaaatgtattctattcaaataataaaaaacgtTCATCCATCTACTTTTTATACCAATTTCTCCaatgcagggtcatgggggtccaAAGCCTATGCCAGAaactacaggtgcaaggcagggaataacccaggatggggcgccaacccatcgcaggacacaaggcagggaataacccaggatggggcgccaacccatcgcagggcacaaggcagggaataacccaggatggggtgccaacccatcacagggcacaaggcagggaataacccaggatggggcaccaacccatcgcagggcacaaggcagggaataacccaggatggggcgccaacccatcacaaggcacaaggcagggaagaacccaggatggggcgccaacccatcacagggcacaaggcagggaataacccaggatggggcgccaacccatcacagggcacacacacacaccccattctcacacacatgcagaccgaGGGACAATTTTGCAACttcagttaacctcagcatgttcttggcCATTGGCCactggagaacctggaggaaaccccacgacaacacagggagaacctgCAAACCTCACACACATAGAACCCTGATGGAAACGCAAACCttggtcccagaggcgtgaggcgacCACAAACCACACCTACATCCCTAACACCAGTGTGAAAACTGCACCCTAATTTCTTAATATGACATTTTTAACATTCCATTGGACTATAGTCATGCttacattatttacatttacattttatttatttagcaaacagtTTTATCCAGCGCGACATACATTTTTGTAACTGAGGGTTAAGACCCTTGCTCGGGAGCCCAACACTGAATTcactaggatttgaaccaattacCATCTGATTATAGACACAGTATTCTAACCTCATGGAACTGTTTGAAGGCACAACCTGATATTCCCAGTGAAGTTTAAATATAGGGTCTGAAAGCAATACTGCTCACAAGTCTTTTCATGCTCCTCTGGCAGACCTCCAAAGGTACTGCTCATGCATCGTGTCCATAATGCTAGAGCAGATGGGATTAGAGCAGTGTTTGCCATCTTGGTTTTCAGCCTAACAGAAGGAAAACTGTACTAACTCATAGCACATCATTGCATGACACTCTGAATGGATGTggaaaacagaaataaatgtctGGTTGCCTGTTCCAAAACATTTTCTTCCATGAAGGAATGGAACAGGTTGTTGAGTCTTACAGCAAACAGTTAATGTGCGTGGTCAGTGATAGTGATTGATCTATATGTCCCTGGGTGTTTTATAGGATGAGACCTGCTTAATTTGTATCTTGTGAATGACTTATATTAGGTGCACATGATGGAAATGCAATGCCAAAAATCTTTTCTTCTGTTTTAGTTGTGCATTCAGATCAAAACACTCCAGTAACCTGTCCAGTTTGTTGGTTTTCCATCTTGATAATCCTGGTCGAATTTGGAATTTAGAATTTAATGattagtggtcattgttgacacaccacagcacacagtgcacaacaacgaaccgtgtcctctgcatttaacccatatgtgacaatgtgacataacaggggcagctaattcagcgcccggggagcagggcttgggggcggtaccttgctcagggtacctcagttgtGCCTTGCTAgtcggggatttgaacctgtgatctttcaattacaagtgcgcttccatAACCATTAAACCACCACTACCACGTCATCTGAATATTTCTTCATGGAATAATTTTGTGTGTTCATTTTGTACAAATTTTGTTGAATAATGTGACTGCGACAACCACATCTTTAGCTCTATGACCCTCTTTAtaagtaaaaaaatgaatatctaATTTATATCTAATCTATAGAAGTTTGCATAGAGATCAAAGAGTCAAATGTTGCCCAAAATTTAGCAGTTTCAAGTTCTTGGAAGGGCCAGCTAttgtacccttgagcaaggtaatATAAATGGCTCCGATAAGACATTCAGCATCATAAACTCCTGAGCAACTTTGAACACAAGCAGCCACTTAAGTGACTGTAAGTGCGTGTAAGACTATCAACATGGGTCTTATTTCACCAGTAGGTGGTGCTCTGTACTCGGCATGAAGGATGCAAAAATGTGCCAGAATTCACTGAAGATCAGAACTGGGCCAATTCAGTAGCCAATTAAGGCGAAGACGTATGCAAATGCATAATGAGTCATTTTTACACCAGAGAGCGTAGCCCCAAAGCACCACGGATTTATAATTATAAGAATGTTAATTAGGCGTCCTTTGTTCAGTTAATTAGATTCGTTAAAGGATGCAGTGAGGCTCCAGAAAATGCTGCGTTAAAAGGGACTAACAACTAGAATATGCTTTTGCAATTACATGGTGATTAAGGTGGCTTTTAAATTAATGTAAGTAAACAAGTTGGCCTTCATTAAAGAATATCATTCATTTCCCCTGACGTTCTCGTACTGAGCTGCCCAAGTCTACTTGTTTCCGGCAAAGTAAAACATCACGCCTTGAGTGGCTGGTGCGACTGAAATAAACCAAGTAAGACAAGGGTCATTTTGAAGGGGCTGACAGGAGGACTTACTGCGGCCGAGTGGGTCAGCTTGTCGAAACGGAACTTCAGGTTGGACCTTGGAGACGTTTTCCCTTTTCCGTCTTCCCCGtatgggattaaaaaaaaaacaggatgaaAATAAGTTACAAAACAGCACCAAACGGAAAGAGCATTTGTGCGTGTGGTGGTGATGGATGCTGAGTTTGGCCTGTAAGGAAACCAGTTTCCTGATAGAAGATGATAGAAGATAGAAGACAGTGTTTATGgctgggagggcgggggggggggggggggcatacctaTGGGACTACGACACCGGATGACTGGGGTCCCCGGGCTCTGCATATCCACACTGAGGGAGGGGCTGTACACTGGTGGGTGTCCCATAGAAGCCTGGAATATTATAAGATGGGGTATGAGGGGGGCAGATATAGACCAGCACCAGTATGTAACTGCAAATCCCATCTACAGAGCAAACCTACAGCACCAGTGACTCAGTGATATCATGTAAGCAGTAGCAATCAGCTGGACTGAGAGCAAAGAAGGTTGTTGATTCAACCCCTGGTTTCTGTTTGCTGATGAATATTAGTTGCTCTAACTAGGTAGGAACTGAACCGAGATTATGACCAACTTAGGTATTATGTCGTCTCCAGTGCTCGGTCAGTATATGAAAGCCAGTCGCACTCACTGGGTCCAGCTCGTCCAGAGTCTCCCCTTCGCCAGCAGCACTGCTGAAGCTACTGGTGCTGGAGGAGGAGCGGGAGATGTCAGGTCTTCCAGTGCCGCTGCTCTCTTTCTGCTTGGTCCACTGCCTTTGGAGACAGGCACAGTCTGAGCCCTTGACCGTCCCACTTTCAAACCCTATTGGATCTGCCTATCAGATCCCCCGGTTCCCATCATGCTTTGCGACTCACTTCTCTTTACTGGGGTTGATCTCCGGAGAGCTGGGGTTTGACAGTGTTTCTGACCTCACCTCCTGGGAAACATGGCTCCCATCCGATATCTTTACGTCACTGCAGACACAGCAGTGAAAGCAGTCTTCAGAGCAAGAGCCATTGTTATAGCTATACCTCTGATATATCAGCCGAGGCGAGATTCTCCACAGGAGTCCCAGAGTGGTGTTTGTGCGTGAGAGCATGGATGTGTTCTAGGCACAAACGAGTGTAAAACTGGGTTACTGTAGCGTGGGCTATGAGAATAGCTGACATGTCAGAAAGCTTGAATATAATTGGCTTACCCATGTGAGAAACTATTTGTGATTGGCTTAATTTTTTAAATGCCTGTATATGATTTGCTTGCCAGTTTGAGTATATATGTATGATTGGGTAACCGATTCAAGTACTATTGTCTGATTAACTTCTATGTAtgaggatatgtgtgtgtgtggctgatcTGTACAATTGCCGGTGTGTGATTGGCTTACATGCATGAATACCTGTCCGACTTGTCTGTGTTGCTATGCAGCCGAGGGAAAAAACCTGACCGTCGCTTCACTGGGCTTTTCAGTGGCGACTTGGCTGCTGCCCCTGGGGGCTGAGAGAAGGGGAATGGGGGgtaagatggaaaaaaaaacgattGTCTTATATTTTATCATGTTTCACATTTCAAAAGCCATTTTCTGTTAGATtttcttgttgtttttttcttttattgcaTATTTGAGGACACAGACACCCCACCCACCCTCACCGAGAAGGTACTTTTACTGGAGTCGCTGCTGTTCTGGGGCAGAATCCCACCACTCAGGCTGGGGGGGACCCCGCCGCCTCCCCCTTGGCCCCGGTACCGGTGCTGGCCTGCCATCGTCTCCATGGAGTGGCTTCGGACCCGCATCGCTCGctgtgggggggtggagggaatGGGTCATGTGACACGCACTGTACCGCGACACTGACAGCGGAAGCAACAGGCCGCACACTGGCATGGGACGGCACCTTGAATGTCTCTAGCAGCCCCCCGTGGCCCCCGTTCTCCAGCTTGTCATCTTCACAGCCCCCTCCCAAACCCTGCATGGCCTGAGTCTGCCGGTGCAAATCCTCGAAAAGATGGTCCAGCAAGGCTGCCCTGGTCCGGCCCTGTCACAGCGGTGTGGAaagacacacacattcacagcaaGGCTTATTTTCCACATcattttctatctatctatctatctatctatctatctatctatctatctatctatctatctatctatctatctatctatctatctatctatctatctatctatctatctatctatctatctatctatctatctatctatctatctatctatctatctatctatctacttcCTATGTGGTGTTGCTGCATAACTCATCCCCAGGTTGTCCTCTCACCTCCAGCTTGGCGAAGCGATCTGACTTGTAGCAGGCGAGCTCTGCATTGATCAGCTTGGTCAGCAGGAACTCCCGAAACTCTGGACCCTGGGTGTGGGGGGTCGGATGTTTTAGCAAGCCCCCAGGAGTGTTTACCTCATCGAATGCAGATGGTTGGTGAACATGTGTCATGAAGTGCATCCAGATGTGGAACTCAAACTGCCCCCCCAATCCCACTTTACCTTCTTGAAAATGGGGGGATTGGGAAGGGGTGGCCCAAAGGTAGGCACATCTTCCCGTGCTGTGACAGACACCTGTTAGGGAAACTCAAGTGAATCAGGGAGcctaggttaggttaggttaggttatgttaagttaggttaggttaggtaaggtaaggtaaggtaaggttaggttaggttaggttaggttaagTAAGGCAAGGTACGGTAATGTTAGGTTAGGTAaagtaaggtaaggtaaggtaaagtACGGTTaagttaggttaggttaggttaggttaggttatgTTAGGTTAGGTCTGTTTTATCTCGTGATAAAATATCTGTGCTCAAACTACAAAATACGCACCAGAACCAAGGTGAAGCATAGTGACTATGTTTCACGATTGTACACTGTCAGGAAAAaagagtaccaatttgtacctttgcttgtcactgggactgtaccctcaagggtagtTGTACCTTTTAAGATACATAAATGGACTACGAGGAACATTTTAGGAACATTTTTTACCATggggggtacattaatgttgatTCTACCTTGGAGATGTTCCCCAGTgtcaatttctgtaccttagactaaaaaatatatttccttACAGCTggggtacaactggcagaccgTTCAGCATGCAGCCCCagagacaagcaaaggtacaaactgcTACTccatttttctgacagtgtacagCTGCCTTGGCAAGAATCCCTGCTACTTCTCAGCGGCTACCTTGTACGTGGTGTGCTCTGCGTCAGGGTTCTCCACCTGCACCAGGATGTAGGCGTGCAGGAAGTTAGAGGCGATCATGTCAGGCACAAAGGGCGTGGCCTCTTCCTGGAAGACGGCGGCGACGATGTC
Encoded proteins:
- the LOC125712790 gene encoding rap1 GTPase-activating protein 2-like isoform X2, which codes for MSSGSRASPGRAGLRAAAVLIGLLHRSRKRREREAQSTLEAGWKQELLNISDVPPGDYPPFPPHTAPPTMKSAEFFNGVERMEDSPVIHPSIEEVLEKGSPYPQVILPRFGGYWIEDLEAGVISPTSIDSMFSEEDEGGASMGGGTFRLECNSSARAYRKHFLGREHLNFYGTASSLGPLVLSLKHEEAEEQEHLQIILRSRVKTLHDKISLAGLLRFPSIPEIAKLLCDDITGLKFNPVLYPKGSQLIVNYDEHEVSNTFKFGVIYQRFGQVLEEELFANNEESPAFRDFLEMLGDCIKLQDFKGFRGGLDVSHGQTGSQSVYTVFRDMEVMFHISTKLPFTEGDAQQLQRKRHIGNDIVAAVFQEEATPFVPDMIASNFLHAYILVQVENPDAEHTTYKVSVTAREDVPTFGPPLPNPPIFKKGPEFREFLLTKLINAELACYKSDRFAKLEGRTRAALLDHLFEDLHRQTQAMQGLGGGCEDDKLENGGHGGLLETFKRAMRVRSHSMETMAGQHRYRGQGGGGGVPPSLSGGILPQNSSDSSKSTFSPPGAAAKSPLKSPVKRRSGFFPRLHSNTDKSDSDVKISDGSHVSQEVRSETLSNPSSPEINPSKEKQWTKQKESSGTGRPDISRSSSSTSSFSSAAGEGETLDELDPASMGHPPVYSPSLSVDMQSPGTPVIRCRSPIDGKGKTSPRSNLKFRFDKLTHSAAGH
- the LOC125712790 gene encoding rap1 GTPase-activating protein 2-like isoform X4, which produces MHRRKRSVSFGGFGWKQELLNISDVPPGDYPPFPPHTAPPTMKSAEFFNGVERMEDSPVIHPSIEEVLEKGSPYPQVILPRFGGYWIEDLEAGVISPTSIDSMFSEEDEGGASMGGGTFRLECNSSARAYRKHFLGREHLNFYGTASSLGPLVLSLKHEEAEEQEHLQIILRSRVKTLHDKISLAGLLRFPSIPEIAKLLCDDITGLKFNPVLYPKGSQLIVNYDEHEVSNTFKFGVIYQRFGQVLEEELFANNEESPAFRDFLEMLGDCIKLQDFKGFRGGLDVSHGQTGSQSVYTVFRDMEVMFHISTKLPFTEGDAQQLQRKRHIGNDIVAAVFQEEATPFVPDMIASNFLHAYILVQVENPDAEHTTYKVSVTAREDVPTFGPPLPNPPIFKKGPEFREFLLTKLINAELACYKSDRFAKLEGRTRAALLDHLFEDLHRQTQAMQGLGGGCEDDKLENGGHGGLLETFKRAMRVRSHSMETMAGQHRYRGQGGGGGVPPSLSGGILPQNSSDSSKSTFSPPGAAAKSPLKSPVKRRSGFFPRLHSNTDKSDRYSCIDVKISDGSHVSQEVRSETLSNPSSPEINPSKEKQWTKQKESSGTGRPDISRSSSSTSSFSSAAGEGETLDELDPASMGHPPVYSPSLSVDMQSPGTPVIRCRSPIDGKGKTSPRSNLKFRFDKLTHSAAGH
- the LOC125712790 gene encoding rap1 GTPase-activating protein 2-like isoform X5; the encoded protein is MEDPSETGGAEGQDLRESAEFFNGVERMEDSPVIHPSIEEVLEKGSPYPQVILPRFGGYWIEDLEAGVISPTSIDSMFSEEDEGGASMGGGTFRLECNSSARAYRKHFLGREHLNFYGTASSLGPLVLSLKHEEAEEQEHLQIILRSRVKTLHDKISLAGLLRFPSIPEIAKLLCDDITGLKFNPVLYPKGSQLIVNYDEHEVSNTFKFGVIYQRFGQVLEEELFANNEESPAFRDFLEMLGDCIKLQDFKGFRGGLDVSHGQTGSQSVYTVFRDMEVMFHISTKLPFTEGDAQQLQRKRHIGNDIVAAVFQEEATPFVPDMIASNFLHAYILVQVENPDAEHTTYKVSVTAREDVPTFGPPLPNPPIFKKGPEFREFLLTKLINAELACYKSDRFAKLEGRTRAALLDHLFEDLHRQTQAMQGLGGGCEDDKLENGGHGGLLETFKRAMRVRSHSMETMAGQHRYRGQGGGGGVPPSLSGGILPQNSSDSSKSTFSPPGAAAKSPLKSPVKRRSGFFPRLHSNTDKSDRYSCIDVKISDGSHVSQEVRSETLSNPSSPEINPSKEKQWTKQKESSGTGRPDISRSSSSTSSFSSAAGEGETLDELDPASMGHPPVYSPSLSVDMQSPGTPVIRCRSPIDGKGKTSPRSNLKFRFDKLTHSAAGH
- the LOC125712790 gene encoding rap1 GTPase-activating protein 2-like isoform X1, with the translated sequence MSSGSRASPGRAGLRAAAVLIGLLHRSRKRREREAQSTLEAGWKQELLNISDVPPGDYPPFPPHTAPPTMKSAEFFNGVERMEDSPVIHPSIEEVLEKGSPYPQVILPRFGGYWIEDLEAGVISPTSIDSMFSEEDEGGASMGGGTFRLECNSSARAYRKHFLGREHLNFYGTASSLGPLVLSLKHEEAEEQEHLQIILRSRVKTLHDKISLAGLLRFPSIPEIAKLLCDDITGLKFNPVLYPKGSQLIVNYDEHEVSNTFKFGVIYQRFGQVLEEELFANNEESPAFRDFLEMLGDCIKLQDFKGFRGGLDVSHGQTGSQSVYTVFRDMEVMFHISTKLPFTEGDAQQLQRKRHIGNDIVAAVFQEEATPFVPDMIASNFLHAYILVQVENPDAEHTTYKVSVTAREDVPTFGPPLPNPPIFKKGPEFREFLLTKLINAELACYKSDRFAKLEGRTRAALLDHLFEDLHRQTQAMQGLGGGCEDDKLENGGHGGLLETFKRAMRVRSHSMETMAGQHRYRGQGGGGGVPPSLSGGILPQNSSDSSKSTFSPPGAAAKSPLKSPVKRRSGFFPRLHSNTDKSDRYSCIDVKISDGSHVSQEVRSETLSNPSSPEINPSKEKQWTKQKESSGTGRPDISRSSSSTSSFSSAAGEGETLDELDPASMGHPPVYSPSLSVDMQSPGTPVIRCRSPIDGKGKTSPRSNLKFRFDKLTHSAAGH
- the LOC125712790 gene encoding rap1 GTPase-activating protein 2-like isoform X3, producing the protein MHRRKRSVSFGGFGWIDKSTVNVLRARKQELLNISDVPPGDYPPFPPHTAPPTMKSAEFFNGVERMEDSPVIHPSIEEVLEKGSPYPQVILPRFGGYWIEDLEAGVISPTSIDSMFSEEDEGGASMGGGTFRLECNSSARAYRKHFLGREHLNFYGTASSLGPLVLSLKHEEAEEQEHLQIILRSRVKTLHDKISLAGLLRFPSIPEIAKLLCDDITGLKFNPVLYPKGSQLIVNYDEHEVSNTFKFGVIYQRFGQVLEEELFANNEESPAFRDFLEMLGDCIKLQDFKGFRGGLDVSHGQTGSQSVYTVFRDMEVMFHISTKLPFTEGDAQQLQRKRHIGNDIVAAVFQEEATPFVPDMIASNFLHAYILVQVENPDAEHTTYKVSVTAREDVPTFGPPLPNPPIFKKGPEFREFLLTKLINAELACYKSDRFAKLEGRTRAALLDHLFEDLHRQTQAMQGLGGGCEDDKLENGGHGGLLETFKRAMRVRSHSMETMAGQHRYRGQGGGGGVPPSLSGGILPQNSSDSSKSTFSPPGAAAKSPLKSPVKRRSGFFPRLHSNTDKSDRYSCIDVKISDGSHVSQEVRSETLSNPSSPEINPSKEKQWTKQKESSGTGRPDISRSSSSTSSFSSAAGEGETLDELDPASMGHPPVYSPSLSVDMQSPGTPVIRCRSPIDGKGKTSPRSNLKFRFDKLTHSAAGH